A window from Aquabacterium sp. NJ1 encodes these proteins:
- a CDS encoding DUF1289 domain-containing protein, translated as MPTPDVLPGTALPLAPSTEVAEVAGPSRPSSPPSPCVRLCTLDEQDVCVGCGRTIADITSWSKMPDADKAACVARARERLLALGRPLPPYPPPAVLPRR; from the coding sequence ATGCCCACACCTGATGTCTTGCCTGGCACGGCCTTGCCCCTGGCCCCTTCCACAGAGGTCGCCGAGGTGGCCGGGCCTTCTCGTCCATCGAGCCCGCCCAGCCCCTGTGTGCGCCTGTGCACGCTGGACGAGCAGGACGTCTGCGTGGGCTGTGGCCGCACGATCGCGGACATCACGAGCTGGAGCAAGATGCCCGATGCCGACAAGGCGGCCTGTGTGGCCCGCGCCCGCGAGCGCTTGTTGGCTCTGGGGCGGCCACTGCCGCCTTATCCCCCGCCGGCTGTGTTGCCCAGGCGTTGA
- a CDS encoding lipocalin-like domain-containing protein, giving the protein MPPPHAPRRRELLALASAWGAALWLPRQAHAGEAHQAGRADDAATPDRPSRNAPPASAAPLIRAGTPLRFPQDFGAHPAYRTEWWYITGQLQPQAQTQTASSNTPASPPGYGFQITFFRTRVDAARTSHSAFATHQLVFAHAALTDLQQGRLLHDQRIARAGFDLADAAVGDTRVKLRDWQLQRSGPAAQSRYTSHVAARDFTLDLAFTQTQPVLLQGEAGFSRKGPNPINASHYYSQPHLAVQGQLQHHGHTQAVQGQAWLDHEWGETLLDPAAVGWDWIGMNLHDGSALTAFRLRRQDGSTLWAGGSLRRPGQATRAFQPDEVRFTPQRIWASPATGARYPVQWQIDVAGTRYQVRPRLDQQELDSRQSTGGVYWEGLSDLLDAQGRVIGQGYLEMTGYVSPMSL; this is encoded by the coding sequence ATGCCCCCGCCGCACGCGCCACGCCGTCGCGAGCTGCTGGCCCTGGCCTCGGCCTGGGGGGCTGCGCTGTGGCTGCCACGCCAGGCGCACGCCGGTGAGGCCCACCAAGCGGGCAGGGCTGACGATGCAGCCACGCCTGACCGGCCCAGCCGCAACGCACCACCGGCGTCCGCCGCCCCGCTCATCCGGGCCGGCACGCCCTTGCGCTTCCCACAGGACTTCGGTGCCCACCCGGCCTACCGCACCGAGTGGTGGTACATCACGGGCCAATTGCAGCCCCAGGCGCAGACTCAGACCGCCTCATCAAACACACCCGCATCACCGCCAGGCTACGGCTTCCAGATCACCTTCTTTCGCACCCGTGTGGACGCGGCCCGCACCAGCCACAGTGCCTTCGCCACACACCAGCTGGTGTTCGCGCACGCGGCCCTGACCGACCTGCAGCAAGGCCGCCTGCTGCATGACCAGCGCATCGCACGGGCGGGCTTCGATCTGGCCGATGCCGCCGTGGGCGACACCCGGGTCAAGCTGCGCGACTGGCAACTGCAGCGCAGCGGCCCGGCCGCGCAAAGCCGCTACACCAGCCACGTGGCCGCGCGGGACTTCACGCTCGACCTGGCCTTCACGCAGACGCAGCCGGTGCTGCTGCAAGGCGAGGCCGGCTTCTCACGCAAAGGGCCCAATCCCATCAACGCCAGCCACTACTACTCGCAACCGCACCTGGCGGTGCAGGGCCAACTGCAACACCACGGCCACACGCAGGCCGTCCAGGGCCAGGCCTGGCTGGACCACGAATGGGGCGAGACCTTGCTGGATCCCGCCGCCGTGGGCTGGGACTGGATCGGCATGAACCTGCACGATGGCAGCGCGCTGACCGCCTTCCGCTTGCGCCGCCAGGACGGCAGCACGCTGTGGGCGGGTGGCAGCCTGCGGCGCCCTGGCCAGGCCACGCGCGCCTTCCAACCTGACGAGGTGCGCTTCACGCCGCAGCGCATCTGGGCCAGCCCCGCCACCGGCGCGCGCTACCCGGTGCAATGGCAAATCGACGTGGCCGGCACCCGCTACCAGGTCAGGCCTCGGCTGGACCAACAGGAGCTCGACAGCCGCCAGAGCACCGGCGGCGTCTACTGGGAGGGCCTGAGCGACCTGCTGGACGCACAAGGCCGCGTTATCGGCCAGGGTTATCTGGAGATGACGGGCTACGTTTCGCCGATGTCGCTGTGA
- a CDS encoding HlyD family secretion protein produces MSSELFRQEALAAKQDQHGMALGIRPVSAPRLTAFFAALAAAVLLLLVLGSYTKKERVGGVVQAQQGVALIVLPPGQQGGVIKRVLVTEGQRVQAGDVIAEVSQERFSDEGSTDALLEQNLQAQHRRLQSQAEGQLQMGAASRSVLEERIRHARHDLETLNEEIRLQEQQIATSRRMVDQLQPLLADRVISELQFEQQRAQLLDQQARLQTLKRQRTAAETDAAQAGEEMRRMAGQAQVDRAGLDRDLLSLQQEQVQRRAQRVTLIKSPTAGVISGLTATPGQALGANALLASVVPEHSPLEATLYVPSTAVGFIKPGQGVRISYDAFPYQRFGQHHGTVRSVSQTDVPLPAASGDGNKDRRAVFLVKVALDKDSVSAYGREIRLHPGLTLSADIELDRRRLIRWMLDPLFAFSGQL; encoded by the coding sequence ATGAGCAGTGAGCTGTTTCGCCAGGAGGCCCTGGCCGCCAAACAGGATCAGCACGGCATGGCGCTGGGCATCCGCCCCGTGTCGGCACCCCGCTTGACGGCCTTCTTCGCGGCCTTGGCCGCGGCGGTGCTGCTCTTGCTGGTGCTCGGGTCGTACACCAAGAAGGAGCGCGTGGGCGGCGTGGTGCAGGCCCAGCAGGGCGTGGCCCTGATCGTGTTGCCGCCCGGCCAGCAAGGCGGCGTGATCAAGCGTGTGCTGGTCACCGAAGGGCAGCGCGTCCAGGCGGGCGATGTGATCGCCGAGGTCTCGCAAGAGCGCTTCAGCGACGAAGGCAGCACCGACGCCCTGCTGGAGCAGAACCTGCAAGCCCAGCACCGTCGCCTGCAAAGCCAGGCCGAGGGCCAGCTGCAGATGGGCGCGGCCTCCCGCAGTGTCCTGGAAGAACGCATCCGCCATGCGCGCCACGATCTGGAGACGCTCAACGAGGAAATCCGCCTGCAGGAGCAGCAGATTGCGACCTCGCGGCGCATGGTCGATCAGCTGCAGCCCTTGCTGGCCGACCGCGTGATCTCCGAGCTGCAGTTCGAGCAGCAGCGCGCCCAGTTGCTGGATCAGCAGGCCCGCCTGCAAACGCTCAAGCGCCAGCGCACGGCCGCCGAGACCGATGCCGCGCAGGCCGGGGAAGAGATGCGCCGCATGGCCGGCCAGGCCCAGGTCGACCGTGCGGGCCTGGACCGCGACCTGCTGAGCCTGCAGCAAGAGCAGGTGCAGCGGCGTGCGCAACGCGTCACCCTGATCAAATCGCCCACCGCGGGCGTGATCTCGGGCCTGACGGCCACCCCCGGCCAGGCCTTGGGTGCCAATGCGTTGCTGGCCTCCGTCGTGCCGGAGCACTCGCCGCTGGAGGCCACGCTGTATGTGCCCAGCACGGCCGTGGGCTTCATCAAGCCGGGCCAGGGCGTGCGCATCAGCTACGACGCCTTCCCCTACCAGCGCTTCGGGCAGCACCACGGCACCGTGCGCAGCGTGTCGCAGACGGATGTGCCCCTGCCCGCCGCCAGCGGCGACGGCAACAAGGACCGCCGCGCCGTGTTCCTTGTCAAGGTGGCGCTGGACAAGGACAGCGTGTCCGCCTATGGCCGCGAGATCCGCCTGCACCCGGGCCTGACCCTGAGCGCCGACATCGAGCTGGACCGTCGCCGCCTGATCCGCTGGATGCTGGACCCGCTGTTCGCCTTCAGTGGCCAGCTTTGA
- a CDS encoding peptidase domain-containing ABC transporter, whose product MMTPNLLTLWPRRRAQLILQSEAAECGLACLAMVATFHGHETDLLSLRHRFELSARGATLVRMMQIADALGFNQRAVRLELQELVQLSTPCILHWDLNHFVVLTRADSSGITILDPAMGERRLSLKEASPHFTGVALELQPNAKFERKAEKTPFDLRMLFAGQSGLGKAFAQMAVLSVVLEVFAILMPMLSQWIIDDVVVTRDTPLLAVLAIAITLLALMSLGTRLLRSWIVLAASLSWRVTSSANVFRYMLKLPLAYFDKRHTGDVLSRFSSVSHIQDTLTTNLVEAVLDGVVSIVTLAMMFIYAPRLAVIGLVVALLYAVARFAVYKPFRQAAEERIVREANAQNYLLETLRGVAAIKFFAQPGWRVAGWMNQQVGVVNADVRQQRISMGYQAVNGVIGAIEQGLVLYLAAHMIIQEQFSIGMLVAFLSYKEQFLHRTLELLERLINLRLLKLQGERLADIVMTDPETPSPPHALDGLKHDAPMTLELRNVTFRYAAGEEPVLKDVNLSLHTGRALAVLGPSGCGKSTLLKVLSGQVLPEQGEVLLNGTPVARLGAQALRSVMGTVFQEDQLFSCSLYDNIAMNDVEATPQKVEAAARAACIHDDIMRMPMAYQTLVSGMGASLSGGQKQRLLLARALYKQPRFLLLDEYTSMLDFETERRVQASINALGCGRFIITHREHSLQPEDEVFVLQAGQLHKPGSAEPDLACA is encoded by the coding sequence ATGATGACGCCCAATCTCTTGACCCTTTGGCCGCGCCGCCGCGCCCAGCTGATCCTGCAATCGGAGGCCGCCGAATGTGGCCTGGCCTGCCTGGCCATGGTCGCCACCTTCCATGGCCACGAGACCGACCTGCTGAGCCTGCGCCACCGCTTCGAGCTGTCCGCGCGTGGCGCCACGCTGGTGCGCATGATGCAGATCGCCGATGCGCTGGGCTTCAATCAGCGCGCCGTTCGCCTGGAGTTGCAAGAGCTGGTGCAACTGAGCACGCCCTGCATCCTGCACTGGGACCTGAACCACTTCGTGGTGCTGACCCGGGCCGATAGCAGCGGCATCACCATCCTGGACCCGGCCATGGGCGAACGCCGCCTGAGCCTGAAGGAGGCCAGCCCCCATTTCACCGGGGTGGCGCTGGAGCTGCAGCCCAATGCCAAGTTCGAGCGAAAGGCCGAGAAGACGCCGTTTGACCTGCGCATGCTGTTTGCCGGGCAGAGCGGCCTGGGCAAGGCCTTTGCGCAGATGGCCGTGCTGTCCGTGGTGCTGGAGGTGTTCGCCATCCTCATGCCCATGCTCAGCCAGTGGATCATCGATGACGTGGTGGTCACGCGCGACACGCCCTTGCTGGCGGTGCTGGCCATCGCCATCACGCTGCTGGCCCTGATGAGCCTGGGCACGCGCCTGCTGCGCAGCTGGATCGTGCTGGCCGCCAGCCTGTCGTGGCGGGTCACCTCGAGCGCCAACGTGTTCCGCTACATGCTCAAGCTGCCGCTGGCTTACTTCGACAAGCGCCACACGGGTGATGTGCTGTCGCGTTTCTCGTCGGTCTCGCACATCCAGGACACGCTCACCACCAACCTGGTGGAGGCCGTGCTCGACGGCGTGGTCAGCATCGTGACCCTGGCGATGATGTTCATCTACGCGCCCAGGCTGGCGGTGATCGGCCTGGTGGTGGCGCTGCTGTACGCGGTTGCCCGCTTTGCGGTCTACAAGCCCTTTCGGCAGGCGGCAGAAGAGCGCATCGTGCGCGAGGCCAATGCACAGAACTACCTGTTGGAGACCCTGCGTGGCGTGGCCGCCATCAAGTTCTTTGCCCAGCCCGGCTGGCGTGTGGCCGGCTGGATGAACCAGCAGGTGGGTGTGGTCAATGCCGATGTGCGCCAGCAGCGCATCTCGATGGGCTACCAGGCCGTCAACGGCGTGATCGGGGCCATCGAGCAGGGCCTGGTCCTGTACCTGGCGGCGCACATGATCATCCAGGAGCAGTTCTCCATCGGCATGCTGGTGGCCTTCCTGTCGTACAAGGAGCAGTTCCTGCACCGCACGCTGGAGTTGCTGGAGCGCCTCATCAACCTGCGCCTGCTCAAGCTGCAGGGCGAACGCCTGGCCGACATCGTGATGACCGACCCCGAGACGCCTTCACCGCCCCATGCGCTGGACGGCCTCAAGCACGACGCCCCCATGACGCTGGAGCTGCGCAACGTGACCTTCCGCTATGCGGCGGGCGAAGAGCCGGTGCTCAAGGATGTGAACCTGAGCCTGCACACCGGCCGCGCACTGGCCGTACTGGGCCCCTCGGGTTGCGGCAAGTCCACCTTGCTCAAGGTGCTGTCAGGCCAGGTGCTGCCCGAGCAGGGTGAGGTGCTGCTCAATGGCACGCCGGTAGCGCGCCTGGGCGCGCAGGCGCTGCGCAGCGTGATGGGCACGGTCTTCCAGGAAGACCAGCTGTTTTCGTGTTCGCTGTACGACAACATCGCGATGAACGATGTGGAGGCCACGCCGCAGAAGGTCGAGGCCGCCGCACGCGCCGCCTGCATCCACGACGACATCATGCGCATGCCCATGGCCTACCAGACCCTGGTCAGCGGCATGGGGGCGAGCTTGTCGGGCGGGCAGAAGCAGCGCCTGTTGCTGGCGCGGGCGCTGTACAAACAGCCCCGCTTCCTGCTGCTGGACGAATACACCTCGATGCTCGACTTCGAGACCGAGCGTCGTGTGCAGGCCTCCATCAATGCGCTGGGCTGCGGGCGTTTCATCATCACGCACCGCGAGCACAGCCTGCAGCCAGAAGACGAGGTGTTCGTGCTGCAAGCGGGCCAGTTGCACAAGCCGGGCTCGGCCGAGCCCGACCTGGCGTGCGCCTGA
- a CDS encoding phosphocholine-specific phospholipase C, with the protein MTPIDRRQFLTATAQAAAAASAASAMPAAIARALEIPAHHKTGSIKDVQHVVILTQENRSFDHYFGKLRGVRGFGDHLTIPLPEGKSVWEQGNGTRTVLPYHLDSTQGNAQRVNGTPHAWGNAQAAWDNGRMSQWPKYKHDNAMGYYTEAEVGFQYALANAFTVCDAYHCALQGGTNPNRLFMWTGTNGPTGAGVASVVNEWDDFGPANEGYTWTTYPERLQAAGVSWKVYQNLPDNFTDNSLVGFKQYREAAYKALATIPNASPLMPYDPSMDAISPLLKGVTNTMPDGGFLGSFKQDVLDGHLPQVSWIVAPEAYSEHPGPSSPVQGAWYVQEVLNALTANPEVWSKTVLIVNFDENDGFFDHMPPPAAPALDANGQAAGQSTTDVAAEYFTHPKPAGTTGQPAPDGRPYGMGPRVPAFIVSPWSRGGWVNSQVFDHTSIIRFLEARFGVMEPNISAWRRAVAGDLTSTLNFVNPNDETLPTLPTLTREEADALRAQQEALAQVAVPAESAQSLPGQARGIRPSRALPYDLRVDSDVDPRTQRVQLRFVNTGRAGAVFHVYDKLHLDRLPRRYTVEAGKQLQDSWDSSLDAGRYDLWVLGPNGFHRHFKGDGKAATDLDVRTVASRHMLRLNLHNDSNEARTFVIRFNAYHRQVPHTVRVPAGRDMEWDTNLMGTAGWYDLTVTVKEDTSFSRRLAGRLETGRHSVSDPALGA; encoded by the coding sequence ATGACGCCCATCGACCGCCGCCAGTTCCTGACCGCCACCGCCCAAGCCGCCGCCGCCGCATCGGCTGCCTCGGCCATGCCCGCCGCCATCGCGCGCGCACTGGAGATCCCCGCCCACCACAAGACGGGCAGCATCAAGGACGTGCAGCACGTGGTGATCCTCACGCAGGAAAACCGCTCCTTCGATCACTACTTCGGCAAGCTGCGCGGTGTGCGTGGCTTTGGTGACCACCTGACCATCCCGCTGCCCGAGGGCAAGAGCGTGTGGGAACAAGGCAATGGCACCCGCACCGTGCTGCCCTACCACCTCGACAGCACGCAAGGCAACGCCCAACGCGTCAACGGCACGCCGCACGCCTGGGGCAACGCCCAGGCCGCATGGGACAACGGCCGCATGAGCCAGTGGCCCAAGTACAAGCACGACAACGCCATGGGCTACTACACCGAGGCCGAAGTCGGCTTCCAGTACGCGCTGGCCAATGCCTTCACCGTGTGCGACGCTTACCACTGCGCGCTGCAAGGCGGCACCAACCCCAACCGCCTGTTCATGTGGACGGGCACCAATGGCCCGACCGGTGCCGGTGTGGCCTCCGTCGTCAATGAATGGGATGACTTCGGCCCGGCCAACGAGGGCTACACCTGGACGACCTACCCCGAGCGCCTGCAGGCCGCCGGCGTGAGCTGGAAGGTCTACCAGAACCTGCCGGACAACTTCACCGACAACTCGCTGGTGGGCTTCAAGCAGTACCGCGAGGCCGCCTACAAGGCGCTGGCCACGATCCCCAATGCCTCGCCGCTGATGCCGTATGACCCCAGCATGGACGCCATCAGCCCGCTGCTCAAGGGCGTGACCAACACCATGCCCGATGGTGGCTTCCTGGGCAGCTTCAAGCAGGATGTGCTGGACGGGCACCTGCCCCAGGTGTCGTGGATCGTGGCCCCCGAGGCCTACAGCGAGCACCCCGGCCCCTCCAGCCCCGTGCAGGGCGCCTGGTATGTGCAGGAAGTGCTCAATGCCCTGACCGCCAACCCCGAGGTCTGGAGCAAGACGGTGCTGATCGTCAACTTCGACGAGAACGACGGCTTCTTCGACCACATGCCGCCCCCGGCCGCCCCGGCCCTCGACGCCAACGGTCAGGCCGCCGGCCAGTCCACCACCGATGTGGCCGCCGAGTACTTCACGCACCCCAAGCCCGCTGGCACCACCGGCCAGCCCGCCCCGGACGGCCGCCCCTACGGCATGGGCCCGCGCGTGCCCGCCTTCATCGTCTCGCCCTGGAGCCGTGGTGGCTGGGTCAACTCGCAGGTGTTCGACCACACCTCCATCATCCGCTTCCTGGAAGCGCGCTTTGGTGTGATGGAGCCCAATATCAGCGCCTGGCGCCGTGCCGTGGCCGGTGACCTCACCTCCACACTGAACTTCGTCAACCCCAATGACGAGACCCTGCCCACGCTGCCCACGCTGACACGTGAAGAAGCCGATGCCCTGCGCGCGCAGCAAGAGGCCCTGGCGCAGGTGGCCGTGCCCGCCGAATCGGCGCAGAGCCTGCCGGGCCAGGCACGCGGCATCCGCCCCTCGCGCGCCCTGCCTTATGACCTGCGTGTGGACAGCGATGTCGACCCGCGCACCCAGCGCGTCCAGCTGCGCTTCGTCAACACGGGCCGCGCCGGCGCCGTCTTCCACGTGTACGACAAGCTGCACCTGGATCGCCTGCCCCGCCGCTACACGGTCGAGGCCGGCAAGCAGCTGCAAGACAGCTGGGACAGCTCGTTGGATGCCGGCCGCTACGACCTGTGGGTGCTGGGCCCCAACGGCTTCCACCGCCACTTCAAGGGCGATGGCAAGGCCGCCACCGACCTGGATGTGCGCACCGTGGCCTCACGCCACATGCTGCGCCTAAACCTGCACAACGACAGCAACGAGGCCCGCACTTTCGTGATCCGCTTCAACGCCTACCACCGCCAGGTGCCGCACACCGTGCGTGTGCCTGCCGGCCGCGACATGGAGTGGGACACCAACCTGATGGGCACGGCGGGCTGGTATGACCTCACCGTCACGGTCAAGGAAGACACCAGCTTCAGCCGCCGCCTGGCCGGCCGCCTGGAAACCGGCCGCCACAGCGTGAGCGACCCGGCACTGGGCGCCTGA